The following proteins are co-located in the Pseudomonas cavernae genome:
- the pdxY gene encoding pyridoxal kinase PdxY, giving the protein MKHTPHLLSIQSHVVFGHAGNDAAVFPLQRLGVNVWALNTVQFSNHTQYGQWAGEALAAEQIPALVEGIAAIGELGRCDGVISGYLGSAAQGRAILAGVARIKAANPRALYLCDPVMGHPQKGCSVAPDVSEFLLEEALAAADFLCPNQLELDSFAGRAPSSLRDCESMARALLARGPQAVLVKHLDYPGKAADCFEMLLVTAQASWHLRRPLLAFPRQPVGVGDLTSALFLGRVLLGDDWCTAFEFGAAAVHEVLLETQACASYELELVRAQERIGHPRVRFAAARL; this is encoded by the coding sequence ATGAAACACACCCCCCATCTGCTCAGCATCCAGTCCCACGTGGTGTTCGGCCATGCCGGCAACGACGCCGCGGTGTTCCCTCTGCAGCGCCTCGGCGTCAACGTCTGGGCGCTGAACACCGTGCAGTTCTCCAACCATACCCAGTACGGCCAGTGGGCCGGCGAGGCGCTGGCGGCGGAGCAGATTCCGGCGCTGGTCGAGGGCATCGCCGCGATCGGCGAGCTGGGCCGCTGCGACGGGGTGATCTCCGGCTACCTCGGCAGCGCGGCGCAGGGGCGGGCGATTCTCGCCGGCGTGGCGCGGATCAAGGCGGCCAACCCGCGCGCCCTGTACCTCTGCGATCCGGTCATGGGCCACCCGCAGAAGGGTTGCAGCGTCGCCCCGGACGTCAGCGAGTTCCTGCTCGAGGAAGCGCTGGCGGCGGCGGATTTTCTCTGCCCCAACCAGCTCGAGCTGGACAGCTTCGCCGGCCGCGCGCCGAGCTCCCTGCGCGACTGCGAGAGCATGGCCCGCGCGCTGCTGGCGCGCGGGCCGCAGGCGGTGCTGGTCAAGCATCTGGACTATCCGGGCAAGGCCGCCGACTGCTTCGAGATGCTGCTGGTCACGGCCCAGGCCAGCTGGCATCTGCGCCGGCCGCTGCTGGCCTTCCCGCGTCAGCCGGTGGGCGTCGGCGACCTCACCTCGGCGCTGTTCCTCGGCCGCGTGCTGCTCGGTGACGACTGGTGCACGGCCTTCGAGTTCGGCGCCGCGGCGGTGCATGAGGTGCTGCTGGAGACCCAGGCCTGCGCCAGCTACGAGCTGGAACTGGTGCGCGCCCAGGAGCGCATCGGCCACCCGCGGGTGCGCTTCGCCGCCGCGCGGCTGTAG
- a CDS encoding DUF3301 domain-containing protein, with translation MIGLGDVFLFLLFAAGLAWLWRGHGIRERALALAKQHCAKLDIELLDGNVALRRLAMVRDARGHRRLARIYGFEFTVTGEQRLSGSLSMFGRQLGRIELDAFPIATPDEPPVATQQPAAKVIQLQDWKRRHDRLDT, from the coding sequence ATGATCGGTCTGGGTGATGTGTTTCTGTTCCTGCTATTCGCCGCCGGCCTGGCCTGGTTGTGGCGCGGCCATGGCATTCGCGAACGCGCGCTGGCGCTGGCCAAGCAGCACTGCGCCAAGCTGGACATCGAGCTGCTCGACGGCAATGTCGCCCTGCGCCGCCTGGCCATGGTCCGCGATGCCCGCGGGCATAGGCGCCTGGCGCGAATCTACGGCTTCGAGTTCACCGTCACCGGCGAACAGCGCCTCTCCGGCAGCCTCAGCATGTTCGGTCGTCAGCTCGGGCGCATCGAACTGGACGCCTTCCCCATCGCCACGCCGGACGAGCCACCGGTGGCCACCCAGCAGCCGGCGGCCAAGGTGATCCAGCTGCAGGACTGGAAGCGCCGCCACGACCGCCTGGACACCTGA
- a CDS encoding alpha/beta fold hydrolase, whose translation MLLIPWSHATSLGFTLRGWHSEPSGKPLLHFLHGNGFCGRTYEPMLKRLAGEFDLWLGDVQGHGDSDHGGRFRGWNRSAELAVEAFEAGRGVFGEVPRFAVGHSFGGVLSSLILAKRPQLFQRAVLLDPVLFSPAMIGVMSFAEVLGLHRKTSMAKRAAARRRRWPDRAAAYAYLHGRGIYKGWTDAALWAYVEYALQEVAGGVELKCRPSREAEIFASCPKRLWPALGKIATPTRIFYGQHTYPFVAKSVARLTALNGHVSAQQVAGGHCFMQEFPEDSAARTADFLLQRS comes from the coding sequence ATGCTGCTGATCCCTTGGTCCCATGCCACTTCCCTCGGTTTCACCCTGCGCGGCTGGCACAGCGAGCCATCGGGCAAGCCGCTGCTGCATTTCCTGCATGGCAACGGCTTCTGCGGGCGCACCTACGAACCGATGCTCAAGCGTCTGGCGGGCGAATTCGATCTGTGGCTGGGCGATGTCCAGGGCCACGGCGACAGCGATCACGGCGGCCGCTTCCGCGGCTGGAATCGCAGCGCCGAGCTGGCGGTGGAAGCCTTCGAGGCCGGCCGCGGCGTCTTCGGTGAGGTGCCGCGCTTTGCCGTCGGCCACAGTTTCGGCGGGGTGTTGAGCAGCCTGATCCTGGCCAAGCGGCCGCAGCTGTTCCAGCGCGCGGTGCTGCTCGACCCGGTGCTGTTCAGCCCGGCGATGATCGGCGTGATGAGCTTCGCCGAGGTGCTCGGCCTGCACCGCAAGACCAGCATGGCCAAGCGCGCCGCCGCCCGCCGCCGGCGCTGGCCCGATCGCGCGGCGGCCTATGCCTACCTGCACGGGCGCGGCATCTACAAGGGCTGGACCGATGCGGCGCTGTGGGCCTATGTCGAATACGCCCTGCAGGAGGTCGCAGGCGGCGTCGAGTTGAAATGCCGGCCGAGCCGCGAGGCGGAGATCTTCGCCTCCTGTCCCAAGCGCCTGTGGCCGGCGCTGGGCAAGATCGCCACGCCGACGCGGATCTTCTACGGCCAGCACACCTATCCCTTCGTCGCCAAGTCGGTGGCGCGCCTCACCGCCCTCAACGGCCATGTCAGCGCCCAGCAGGTGGCCGGCGGGCACTGTTTCATGCAGGAGTTCCCCGAGGACAGCGCCGCGCGTACGGCGGATTTCCTCCTGCAGCGCAGTTGA
- a CDS encoding alpha/beta fold hydrolase produces MLLLHGLGSSLLDWQPQIEYLAQSCRVYALDLRGHGHSEPLRAPVSMADLAADVADFIRAMGIQPCILVGISMGGMITFQLLAEQPHLVRAAVVINSAPSFLLDSWRVRGQVWLRLTLVRLLGLRTMGRVLAARLFPKPEQQSLRELLAQRIVGNDRTSYLHAMRAIPGWSALPAVQAVDTPLLVITGDRDYTPLAYKQAYVAQLRNAELAVVEDSGHATPLDQPVRLNALLERFIRARR; encoded by the coding sequence GTGCTGCTATTGCACGGGCTGGGCTCATCGCTGCTCGATTGGCAGCCGCAGATCGAGTATCTGGCGCAGTCGTGCCGGGTCTATGCCCTCGATCTGCGCGGCCATGGCCACAGCGAGCCACTGCGCGCGCCGGTGAGCATGGCCGACCTGGCGGCGGACGTGGCGGATTTCATCCGCGCCATGGGCATTCAGCCATGCATCCTGGTGGGCATCTCCATGGGCGGCATGATCACCTTCCAGTTGCTCGCCGAGCAGCCGCACCTGGTGCGGGCGGCGGTGGTGATCAACAGTGCGCCGAGTTTCCTGCTCGACTCCTGGCGGGTCCGCGGCCAGGTCTGGTTGCGTCTGACCCTGGTTCGCCTGCTCGGCCTGCGCACCATGGGCCGGGTGCTGGCCGCCCGGCTGTTTCCCAAGCCCGAGCAGCAGAGCCTGCGCGAACTGCTGGCGCAGCGCATCGTCGGCAACGACCGCACCTCCTACCTGCATGCCATGCGCGCCATCCCCGGCTGGTCGGCGCTGCCGGCGGTGCAGGCGGTGGACACGCCGCTGCTGGTGATCACCGGTGATCGCGACTACACCCCGCTGGCCTACAAGCAGGCCTATGTGGCGCAGCTGCGCAATGCCGAACTGGCGGTGGTGGAGGACTCGGGGCATGCCACCCCGCTGGATCAGCCGGTGCGCCTGAATGCCTTGCTCGAGCGCTTCATTCGCGCCAGGCGGTGA
- a CDS encoding TetR/AcrR family transcriptional regulator, which yields MYNIPNPTQVRSQQALERFMNIAAELLANNRFEETGISQIAQLAESSVGTFYRLLGDKDVLLYAVHERFVARSHASIDALIDELKRTDQPLDVQIESFIHGVVRLFASSEGLLRALIRRSSADLQFRERFHQLNAYIGQAFGRIVLSRLTELGHPHPEQAADLSAHLLLASMNYFTLVGTLGATPREVIPGELSRLICNYLEVPKS from the coding sequence ATGTACAACATCCCCAATCCCACTCAGGTACGTAGCCAGCAGGCGCTGGAACGCTTCATGAATATTGCCGCCGAACTGCTGGCCAATAACCGCTTCGAAGAAACCGGGATTTCCCAGATCGCCCAACTCGCCGAATCCTCGGTCGGCACCTTCTACCGCCTGCTCGGCGACAAGGACGTGCTGCTGTATGCCGTGCACGAGCGCTTCGTCGCCCGCAGCCACGCCAGCATCGATGCCCTGATCGACGAGCTCAAGCGCACCGACCAGCCGCTGGACGTGCAGATCGAAAGCTTCATCCACGGCGTGGTTCGGCTGTTCGCCAGCAGCGAGGGCCTGCTCCGCGCATTGATCCGGCGCAGCTCCGCCGATCTGCAATTTCGCGAACGCTTCCACCAGCTCAACGCCTACATCGGCCAGGCCTTCGGCCGCATCGTGCTCAGTCGACTGACCGAACTCGGTCATCCGCACCCGGAACAGGCAGCCGATCTCAGCGCTCATCTGCTCCTCGCTAGCATGAACTACTTCACCCTGGTTGGAACTTTGGGCGCGACCCCCCGGGAAGTTATTCCCGGGGAACTTTCCCGGTTGATCTGTAACTATCTCGAAGTTCCGAAAAGTTAA
- a CDS encoding DUF1329 domain-containing protein, translated as MFRSELLHGGLLVATLLAASLAHAQVGADQAARLGRDLTPLGAEKAGNAAGTIPAWDGGLARRADAFDPAVGYRDPYAVDQPLFTISHANAAQYKEHLSAGQLAMLKRYPDTWTLPVYPSHRSASYPDKVYAAIKANAGSAKLIESGNGIADFKVATPFPIPQSGLEVLWNHLVRYRGDSVKRYYAQAVPQAAGDYFITRIEDLFLFNQDAGDSSKANSNILFYFRQSVLAPARLAGTELLVHETVNQVKEPRLAWLYATGQRRVRRTPNVAYDSPGTASEGMRTTDNFDMFSGAPDKYDWQLVGKQELYVPYNSYRFAAKTNKYSDIVQRGHVNPDLLRYELHRVWHVRATLKAGQRHQYKQRDLYFDEDSYQILVADHYDNRDMLWRLGESYTINLYDQPLVWTRGDAVYDLIGGRYVIGIMSNEEPADQFGIALKPSDFTPAQLRRDGRR; from the coding sequence ATGTTCAGATCGGAACTTCTGCACGGCGGCCTGCTGGTCGCCACCCTGCTGGCCGCCTCGCTGGCGCACGCACAGGTCGGCGCCGACCAGGCCGCGCGGCTCGGCCGGGACCTGACTCCGCTGGGTGCCGAGAAGGCCGGCAACGCCGCCGGCACCATTCCCGCCTGGGACGGTGGCCTGGCCCGGCGCGCCGATGCCTTCGACCCGGCGGTCGGCTACCGCGACCCCTACGCCGTCGACCAGCCGCTGTTCACCATCAGCCATGCCAACGCCGCGCAGTACAAGGAGCACCTGAGCGCCGGCCAGCTGGCCATGCTCAAGCGCTATCCAGACACCTGGACGCTGCCGGTCTATCCGAGCCACCGTTCGGCCTCGTACCCGGACAAGGTCTACGCCGCGATCAAGGCCAACGCCGGGTCGGCCAAGCTGATCGAGAGCGGTAACGGCATCGCCGACTTCAAGGTCGCCACGCCCTTCCCGATCCCGCAGTCCGGCCTGGAAGTACTGTGGAACCACCTGGTGCGCTACCGCGGCGACAGCGTCAAGCGCTACTACGCCCAGGCGGTGCCGCAGGCCGCGGGTGACTACTTCATCACGCGCATCGAGGACCTGTTCCTGTTCAACCAGGACGCCGGCGACTCCAGCAAGGCCAACAGCAACATCCTCTTCTACTTCCGTCAGTCGGTGCTGGCGCCGGCGCGCCTGGCCGGCACCGAACTGCTGGTGCACGAGACCGTCAACCAGGTCAAGGAGCCGCGCCTGGCCTGGCTCTACGCCACCGGCCAGCGCCGCGTGCGGCGCACGCCGAACGTCGCCTACGACTCGCCCGGCACCGCCTCGGAAGGCATGCGCACCACCGACAACTTCGATATGTTCTCCGGCGCGCCGGACAAGTACGACTGGCAACTGGTGGGCAAGCAGGAGCTGTATGTGCCGTACAACAGCTACCGCTTCGCCGCGAAGACCAACAAGTACAGCGACATCGTCCAGCGTGGCCACGTCAATCCCGACCTGCTGCGTTATGAGCTGCACCGCGTCTGGCATGTGCGCGCGACGCTGAAGGCCGGCCAGCGCCATCAGTACAAGCAGCGCGACCTGTATTTCGACGAGGACAGCTATCAGATCCTGGTCGCCGATCATTACGACAACCGCGACATGCTCTGGCGTCTCGGCGAGTCCTACACCATCAACCTCTACGACCAGCCGCTGGTGTGGACCAGGGGCGACGCCGTATACGACCTGATTGGTGGTCGTTATGTCATCGGCATAATGTCGAACGAAGAACCGGCAGACCAGTTCGGGATTGCGCTGAAGCCTTCTGACTTCACTCCAGCGCAACTTAGGCGGGATGGCCGGCGTTAA
- a CDS encoding DUF1302 domain-containing protein, translating into MVNHGRGLAFAGLALLGTLPFGSAQAFQVRSGDWATSLDTTLSYGVSYRMEGQDRKLIARANGGTGANAALINSDDGDLNFKKGELFSEVAKIVSELDLRYQDDYGIFVRGRAFRDFELEDDERRHRQISDAGLDEAGSSADLLDAFVFGSWTLNERALNARLGRQVINWGESLFYQNGIGATNPVDINALRAPGSEVKEAYMPTFMTYASYELRDNLSIEGYWQPGKAWEASKIDPCGTYYSTLDVLGEGCNYLSVPPLQEPLTRGLAFDNPDAAQAFANRLPAGGLNSLLKGYLPTTFIPRAQDVDGDDSAQYGAALRWYVPQLNDTELGLYYLRYNMQVPMIGLTVGKPVRLPVVGVLPDASSSRYYAEYLEKRDLYGISFNTSIGGDSIFNGLSLAGELSYRPDTPIALGLNEYLPTALLGNLAGIPVGTRLDGYREKDMAQASLSAIYNFNGLLGSDSATLLSEFVASRVQGLESDIDYYEATSSATGAQASLQLNYTNVFNLLTLSPNVSYQYSINGVAPQLTNGLDEEAQSYSLGIDAIYKESLAVGAKYVGYSGGGLSNKRTDRDFLSLNIKYSF; encoded by the coding sequence GTGGTAAACCACGGAAGAGGCCTGGCATTCGCCGGTCTGGCTCTACTGGGCACCTTGCCGTTCGGCTCGGCGCAGGCGTTTCAGGTGCGTTCGGGCGACTGGGCGACATCTCTCGACACCACCCTGTCCTACGGCGTCAGTTACCGCATGGAAGGCCAGGACCGCAAGCTGATTGCCCGCGCCAATGGCGGCACCGGCGCCAACGCGGCGCTGATCAACTCCGACGACGGCGACCTCAACTTCAAGAAGGGCGAGCTGTTCTCCGAAGTGGCGAAGATCGTCTCCGAGCTGGACCTGCGCTATCAGGACGACTACGGGATCTTCGTCCGCGGCCGCGCCTTCCGCGACTTCGAGCTGGAGGACGACGAGCGCCGCCACCGGCAGATCAGCGATGCCGGTCTCGACGAGGCCGGTTCCAGCGCCGATCTGCTCGATGCCTTCGTCTTCGGCAGCTGGACCCTCAACGAGCGCGCCCTCAACGCCCGCCTCGGCCGCCAGGTGATTAACTGGGGCGAGAGCCTGTTCTATCAGAACGGCATCGGCGCCACCAACCCGGTGGACATCAACGCCCTGCGCGCGCCGGGCTCGGAGGTGAAGGAGGCCTACATGCCGACCTTCATGACCTACGCCTCCTACGAGCTGCGCGACAACCTCAGCATCGAAGGCTACTGGCAGCCTGGCAAGGCCTGGGAAGCCTCGAAGATCGACCCCTGCGGCACCTACTACTCGACCCTCGACGTGCTCGGCGAAGGCTGCAACTACCTGTCGGTGCCGCCGCTGCAGGAGCCGCTCACCCGCGGCCTGGCCTTCGACAATCCGGACGCCGCCCAGGCCTTCGCCAACCGCCTGCCGGCCGGCGGCCTGAACAGCCTGCTCAAGGGCTACCTGCCGACCACCTTCATCCCGCGCGCCCAGGACGTCGACGGCGACGACTCCGCGCAGTACGGCGCGGCCCTGCGTTGGTACGTCCCGCAGCTGAACGACACCGAGCTGGGCCTGTACTACCTGCGCTACAACATGCAGGTGCCGATGATTGGCCTGACCGTGGGCAAGCCGGTGCGGCTGCCGGTGGTCGGTGTGCTGCCGGATGCCAGCAGCTCGCGCTACTACGCCGAATACCTGGAGAAGCGCGACCTGTATGGCATCAGCTTCAACACCTCGATCGGCGGCGACAGCATCTTCAACGGCCTGTCGCTGGCCGGCGAGCTGAGCTATCGGCCGGATACGCCGATCGCCCTCGGCCTCAACGAGTACCTGCCCACCGCGCTGCTCGGCAACCTCGCGGGGATACCGGTCGGCACGCGGCTGGACGGCTACCGCGAGAAGGACATGGCCCAGGCCTCGCTGTCGGCGATCTACAACTTCAATGGCCTGCTCGGTTCCGATTCGGCGACCCTGCTCTCCGAGTTCGTCGCCAGCCGCGTCCAGGGCCTGGAGTCGGACATCGACTACTACGAGGCCACCAGCAGCGCCACCGGCGCCCAGGCCAGCCTGCAGCTCAACTACACCAACGTCTTCAATCTGCTGACCCTGTCGCCCAACGTCAGCTACCAATACAGCATCAACGGCGTGGCGCCGCAGCTCACCAACGGTCTGGACGAGGAAGCGCAGAGCTACTCGCTGGGCATCGATGCGATCTACAAGGAGTCGTTGGCCGTGGGCGCCAAATACGTCGGCTACAGCGGTGGCGGTCTGTCGAACAAGCGCACGGATCGCGATTTCCTCAGCCTCAACATCAAATACAGCTTCTGA
- a CDS encoding plasmid partitioning protein — translation MFTARTARFGVLLLLALLSQPSWADSRCSERAKSLLLPAKVSCSYQSTWIDSGLVGQRKVIYQTPLGTPPAGGWPVALVYQGSFFPLNDFTYYSNLPFGGYYEGKLVQTLLNNGYAVVAPSAPADLFWQTNIPGPAQAYELSTDFDFLGNVLDAIAAGHFGPLNSQRQYATGISSGGYNTSRMAVSFPGLFKALAIQSGSYATCSGPLCVVPAELPADHPPTLFLHGFVDATVPWWSMDLYYDRLLYQGIETERYTEPLGGHEWFAASPGKVLAWFSAHP, via the coding sequence ATGTTCACTGCCCGAACTGCCCGCTTCGGCGTGCTTCTGCTCCTCGCGCTGCTCAGCCAACCGAGCTGGGCCGACTCCCGCTGCAGCGAGCGCGCCAAGAGCCTGCTGCTGCCGGCGAAAGTCAGCTGCAGTTATCAATCCACCTGGATCGACTCCGGCCTGGTCGGCCAGCGCAAGGTCATCTATCAAACCCCGTTGGGCACCCCGCCGGCCGGCGGCTGGCCGGTGGCGCTGGTCTACCAGGGCTCGTTCTTCCCGCTCAACGACTTCACCTACTACAGCAACCTGCCGTTCGGCGGTTACTACGAAGGCAAGCTGGTGCAGACCCTGCTCAACAACGGTTACGCGGTGGTGGCCCCCAGCGCCCCGGCCGACCTGTTCTGGCAGACCAACATCCCCGGCCCGGCGCAAGCCTACGAGCTGAGCACCGATTTCGACTTCCTCGGCAATGTGCTGGACGCCATCGCCGCCGGCCATTTCGGCCCGCTCAACAGCCAGCGCCAGTACGCCACCGGCATCTCCAGCGGCGGCTACAACACCAGCCGCATGGCGGTGTCCTTCCCCGGCCTCTTCAAGGCCCTGGCGATCCAGTCCGGATCCTACGCCACCTGCAGCGGACCGCTGTGCGTGGTGCCGGCGGAGCTGCCCGCCGACCATCCGCCGACCCTGTTCCTGCACGGCTTCGTCGACGCCACCGTGCCCTGGTGGAGCATGGACCTGTACTACGACCGCCTGCTCTACCAAGGCATCGAAACCGAGCGCTACACCGAGCCACTGGGCGGTCACGAATGGTTCGCCGCCTCGCCGGGCAAGGTGCTGGCCTGGTTCAGCGCTCACCCCTGA
- a CDS encoding CobW family GTP-binding protein → MLKHIPTHLIAGPLGAGKTSLIRQLLAQKPAHERWAVLINEFGQIGLDAALLSTAADGIALGEVAGGCLCCVNGAPFQVGLGRLLRQARPDRLLIEPSGLGHPAELLRQLREPPWAQVLAVQPPVLVLDAAALAGGQALPASQQAALAEAGLLLLNKAEHLDAATRARLAAGLPDLPLRWTSQGRLPFSALPGHAAQAGQAADTPLPNGTAPLPALWRDPGEPICQIQAQAEGWSIGWRWHPSQRFELLRVQQWLATLPWRRAKLVLHCNPGWLSANALDGEPIHWRNSEWRKDSRLELIFAEAQDAAALQAGMLACRLDP, encoded by the coding sequence ATGTTGAAGCATATCCCCACCCACCTGATCGCCGGCCCGTTGGGCGCCGGCAAGACCAGCCTGATCCGCCAGCTGCTGGCGCAGAAGCCGGCGCACGAGCGCTGGGCGGTGCTGATCAACGAGTTCGGCCAGATCGGCCTGGACGCGGCGCTGCTGAGCACCGCGGCGGACGGCATCGCCCTCGGCGAAGTGGCCGGCGGCTGCCTGTGCTGCGTCAACGGCGCGCCGTTCCAGGTGGGCTTGGGTCGGCTGCTGCGCCAGGCCAGGCCCGACCGCCTGCTGATCGAACCGTCCGGCCTCGGCCACCCCGCCGAACTGCTGCGCCAGTTGCGCGAACCGCCATGGGCGCAAGTGCTGGCCGTGCAGCCGCCGGTGCTGGTGCTGGATGCCGCCGCCCTGGCCGGCGGTCAGGCGCTGCCGGCCAGCCAGCAGGCGGCGTTGGCCGAGGCCGGCCTGCTGTTGCTGAACAAGGCCGAACACCTCGACGCGGCGACCCGCGCACGGCTGGCCGCCGGCCTGCCGGACCTGCCGCTGCGCTGGACCAGCCAGGGCCGGCTGCCGTTCAGCGCGCTGCCCGGGCATGCCGCGCAGGCCGGCCAGGCGGCGGATACGCCTCTGCCCAACGGCACGGCGCCGCTGCCGGCGCTGTGGCGCGATCCGGGCGAACCGATCTGCCAGATCCAGGCCCAGGCCGAGGGCTGGAGCATCGGTTGGCGCTGGCACCCCAGCCAGCGCTTCGAACTGCTGCGCGTGCAACAGTGGCTGGCCACTCTGCCCTGGCGCCGCGCCAAGCTGGTGCTGCACTGCAACCCCGGCTGGCTGTCGGCCAATGCCCTGGACGGCGAGCCCATTCATTGGCGTAACAGCGAATGGCGCAAGGACTCGCGCCTGGAGCTGATCTTCGCCGAGGCGCAGGATGCAGCGGCGTTGCAGGCCGGAATGTTGGCCTGCCGCCTCGACCCGTAG
- a CDS encoding NADH:ubiquinone oxidoreductase: MRYWFALLCSALPLLAHGEACVVHSQGDRLDVKVCQQNQSIPPQLFRDGFCQPQLKGQKVAVEFVAQCPGGSFGVCRNAQVSNQPYRQDIHYYGVSSDANYLKPYCERQSKGVWMAR; this comes from the coding sequence ATGCGTTACTGGTTCGCCCTATTGTGTTCTGCCCTGCCGCTGCTGGCCCACGGCGAAGCCTGCGTGGTGCACAGCCAGGGCGATCGCCTCGACGTCAAGGTCTGCCAGCAGAACCAGAGCATCCCGCCGCAGCTGTTTCGCGACGGCTTCTGCCAGCCGCAATTGAAAGGCCAGAAGGTCGCGGTCGAGTTCGTCGCGCAATGCCCAGGCGGCTCCTTCGGCGTCTGCCGCAACGCCCAGGTGTCCAACCAGCCCTACCGCCAGGACATCCACTACTACGGCGTGAGCAGCGACGCCAACTACCTCAAGCCCTACTGCGAGCGGCAGAGCAAGGGCGTGTGGATGGCGCGCTAG
- a CDS encoding DUF1826 domain-containing protein, whose translation MLAYKLSPVPRQVLGDTPAILAEALADGVNLAVWQRRLPLHVQRFAAMLVALGEPLAQSMTLELAHAQAEPNLRGLADAYADLDGYAGFVADIAWLLRAYACLLDARRIGLRLRVLDKTMCPRFHVDHVPLRLITSYAGAGSQWLREGAMARARLGAPAAEPQDAAGIEQLATGAVALFKGEKWLGNEGRGIIHRSPQPAAGERRLMLTLDWLA comes from the coding sequence ATGCTCGCGTATAAGCTGTCTCCCGTGCCGCGCCAGGTGCTGGGCGACACCCCGGCGATACTCGCCGAGGCGCTGGCCGATGGCGTCAACCTGGCCGTCTGGCAGCGCCGCTTGCCGCTGCATGTCCAGCGCTTCGCCGCCATGCTGGTGGCGCTCGGCGAGCCGCTGGCGCAGTCCATGACCCTGGAGCTGGCGCATGCGCAGGCCGAACCGAACCTGCGCGGGCTGGCCGATGCTTATGCCGATCTCGACGGCTACGCCGGTTTCGTCGCCGATATCGCCTGGCTGCTGCGCGCCTACGCCTGCCTGCTCGATGCCCGGCGCATCGGCCTGCGTTTGCGCGTGCTGGATAAGACTATGTGCCCGCGTTTTCACGTCGACCATGTGCCGCTGCGGCTGATCACCAGCTATGCCGGGGCGGGCAGCCAATGGTTGCGCGAGGGGGCGATGGCCCGCGCGCGACTCGGCGCGCCGGCCGCCGAACCGCAGGACGCGGCCGGCATCGAGCAGCTCGCGACGGGCGCGGTGGCCTTGTTCAAGGGCGAGAAGTGGCTAGGTAACGAGGGGCGCGGGATCATCCACCGTTCGCCGCAGCCGGCGGCCGGCGAACGCCGGCTGATGCTGACCCTGGATTGGCTGGCGTAG
- the zigA gene encoding zinc metallochaperone GTPase ZigA — protein sequence MDKRLPVTVLSGFLGAGKSTLLNHVLKNREHRRVAVIVNDMSEINIDGSEVQRDVSLNRAEEKLVEMSNGCICCTLREDLLEEVSRLAAEGRFDYLLIESTGISEPLPVAETFTFRDEQGRSLSDLARLDTLVTVVDGVHFLRDYQEAQSLASRGESLGEEDQRSISELLIEQVEFADVILISKIDLIATAEREELIGILRRLNAAAEILPMLMGRVPLTTILDTGRFDFDRAAQAPGWLKELRGEHVAETEEYGIASSVYRARRPFHPQRFFDFLNREWRNGRLLRSKGFFWLASKHRQAGSWSQAGGLMRHGLAGRWWRFVEKSQWPEDEEGLQAIMRHWDQQTGDCRQELVFIGQHMDFARLNADLDACLLDDAEMALGAQRWQRLPDPFGPWHVEAA from the coding sequence ATGGACAAACGTCTTCCCGTCACCGTGCTGTCCGGCTTTCTCGGCGCCGGCAAGAGCACCCTGCTCAACCATGTGCTAAAGAACCGCGAGCACCGCCGGGTGGCGGTGATCGTCAACGATATGAGCGAGATCAACATCGATGGCAGCGAAGTCCAGCGCGATGTCAGCCTCAATCGCGCCGAGGAAAAGCTCGTCGAGATGAGCAACGGCTGCATCTGCTGCACCCTGCGCGAGGATCTGCTGGAAGAGGTCAGCCGCCTGGCGGCGGAGGGGCGCTTCGATTACCTGCTGATCGAGTCCACCGGCATTTCCGAGCCGCTGCCGGTGGCGGAGACCTTCACCTTCCGCGACGAACAGGGTCGCAGCCTGTCCGACCTGGCACGCCTGGACACCCTGGTGACGGTGGTCGACGGCGTGCACTTCCTGCGCGACTACCAAGAGGCGCAAAGCCTGGCCAGCCGGGGCGAAAGCCTCGGCGAGGAGGATCAGCGCTCGATCAGCGAGTTGTTGATCGAGCAGGTGGAATTTGCCGACGTGATCCTGATCAGCAAGATCGACCTGATTGCCACCGCCGAACGCGAGGAACTGATCGGCATCCTGCGCCGCCTCAATGCCGCGGCGGAAATCCTGCCGATGCTGATGGGGCGGGTGCCGCTGACGACGATTCTCGACACCGGCCGTTTCGATTTCGACCGGGCCGCCCAGGCGCCGGGCTGGCTCAAGGAGTTGCGCGGCGAGCATGTAGCGGAAACCGAGGAATACGGCATCGCCTCGAGCGTTTACCGCGCGCGCCGGCCCTTTCATCCGCAGCGGTTCTTCGACTTCCTCAACCGCGAATGGCGCAATGGCCGCCTGCTGCGCTCCAAGGGTTTCTTCTGGCTGGCCAGCAAGCATCGGCAAGCCGGCAGCTGGTCGCAGGCCGGCGGCCTGATGCGCCATGGTCTGGCCGGGCGCTGGTGGCGTTTCGTGGAAAAGAGCCAGTGGCCGGAGGATGAGGAAGGTCTGCAGGCGATCATGCGGCACTGGGACCAACAGACCGGCGACTGCCGCCAGGAGCTGGTGTTTATCGGCCAGCACATGGATTTCGCCCGGCTTAACGCCGATCTCGATGCCTGCCTGCTGGACGACGCGGAAATGGCGCTGGGCGCGCAACGTTGGCAACGGTTGCCCGACCCCTTCGGTCCCTGGCATGTCGAGGCGGCCTGA